In one Melaminivora jejuensis genomic region, the following are encoded:
- a CDS encoding LysR substrate-binding domain-containing protein, whose translation MCAWWTAPWKASCAGVLGRGGHRPGAGAPDQFRHPGRAAVPPALHGGLPPGHPLARRRRLLWSDLSGQPMITLQGQFTELLVSDVGEAARDLNKEAFTQVTFMTTALALVRAGLGLTLCMPYARTLVEQYGLVMRPVGEPVVERSFWIFTRRARSLSPAAQGFLEFLQQRLQGSGRPA comes from the coding sequence ATCTGCGCGTGGTGGACTGCGCCGTGGAAAGCGTCATGCGCGGGTGTTCTCGGGCGAGGTGGACATCGGCCTGGGGCCGGAGCGCCAGACCAATTCCGACATCCAGGCCGAGCAGCTGTTCCGCCTGCCCTTCATGGCGGGCTGCCGCCCGGGCACCCGCTGGCCCGGCGCCGGCGCCTGCTCTGGAGCGACCTGAGCGGCCAGCCCATGATCACGCTGCAGGGCCAGTTCACCGAGCTGCTGGTCAGCGACGTGGGCGAGGCCGCGCGCGACCTGAACAAGGAGGCCTTCACCCAGGTCACCTTCATGACCACGGCGCTGGCCCTGGTGCGCGCCGGCCTGGGTCTGACGCTGTGCATGCCCTATGCGCGCACGCTGGTCGAGCAGTACGGGCTGGTCATGCGGCCCGTCGGCGAGCCGGTGGTCGAGCGCTCTTTCTGGATCTTCACCCGGCGCGCGCGCTCGCTGTCGCCGGCTGCCCAGGGCTTTCTGGAGTTTCTGCAACAGCGCCTGCAAGGCTCCGGGCGGCCCGCCTGA
- a CDS encoding DUF2783 domain-containing protein, giving the protein MPCPDHPANLYESGQRYFQAYTPGDDFYEALIETHQGLTDEQSTAVNARLILLLSNHIGDIGVLREAMRIARGNF; this is encoded by the coding sequence ATGCCATGCCCTGATCACCCAGCCAACCTGTACGAGAGCGGCCAGCGCTATTTCCAGGCCTATACGCCCGGCGACGATTTCTACGAGGCCCTGATCGAGACCCACCAGGGCTTGACGGACGAGCAGAGCACGGCGGTGAACGCCCGCCTGATCCTGCTGCTGTCCAACCACATCGGCGACATCGGCGTGCTGCGCGAGGCCATGCGCATCGCCCGGGGCAATTTCTGA
- a CDS encoding TRAP transporter substrate-binding protein → MSKHFLTALALAAASLAAHAQQPVVLKVAHFWPPTAMSQQKVLEPWCAKIAKESNNELQCQIYPAMQLGGTPAQLIQQAIDGVADIVWTLPGYTAGRFPSMEVMELPFLTKDAEGGSRAAWEIYEKYGQKDFAGVKPLAFNVHDRGQIHNNKRPITKVADFRGLKMRAPTRLTNKMVAALGATPVAMPMPQTPDAVSKGVVDGYVLPWEVIPTMKLHEMTKYHSEISAPQPGLYTTLFTIAMNQAKYDSLPAHLKKVIDANSGADFSASIGKAWDESAPPARKQAQERGNQFNTIGAAEVEGFQKATARVTEDWIKEVTPKGYDGKAMVEMARSLSAKYAK, encoded by the coding sequence ATGAGCAAGCATTTCCTGACCGCCCTCGCCCTGGCCGCCGCCAGCCTGGCCGCCCATGCCCAGCAGCCTGTTGTGCTGAAGGTGGCGCATTTCTGGCCGCCCACCGCTATGAGCCAGCAAAAGGTGCTGGAGCCCTGGTGCGCAAAAATAGCCAAGGAATCCAATAACGAGTTGCAGTGCCAGATCTACCCGGCCATGCAGCTGGGTGGCACGCCGGCACAGCTGATTCAGCAGGCCATCGACGGCGTGGCCGACATCGTCTGGACGCTGCCCGGCTATACGGCAGGGCGCTTCCCGTCCATGGAGGTCATGGAACTGCCCTTCCTGACCAAGGACGCCGAGGGCGGCAGCCGCGCCGCCTGGGAGATCTATGAAAAATACGGCCAGAAGGACTTCGCCGGCGTCAAGCCCCTGGCCTTCAACGTACACGACCGTGGCCAGATCCACAACAACAAGCGCCCCATCACCAAGGTGGCGGACTTCCGTGGGCTGAAGATGCGTGCGCCCACGCGCCTGACCAACAAGATGGTCGCCGCCCTGGGCGCCACCCCGGTGGCCATGCCCATGCCGCAGACGCCCGATGCCGTCTCCAAGGGCGTGGTCGATGGCTACGTGCTGCCCTGGGAAGTCATCCCGACCATGAAGCTGCATGAGATGACCAAGTACCACTCGGAGATCAGCGCGCCGCAGCCGGGCCTGTACACCACGCTGTTCACCATTGCCATGAACCAGGCCAAGTACGACAGCCTGCCGGCCCACTTGAAGAAGGTGATCGACGCCAATTCTGGTGCCGATTTCTCGGCTTCCATCGGCAAGGCCTGGGACGAGTCGGCGCCGCCGGCGCGCAAGCAGGCGCAGGAGCGCGGCAACCAGTTCAACACCATCGGTGCCGCCGAGGTCGAAGGCTTCCAGAAGGCCACGGCGCGCGTGACCGAGGACTGGATCAAGGAAGTCACACCCAAGGGCTACGACGGCAAGGCCATGGTCGAGATGGCGCGCAGCCTGTCGGCCAAGTACGCCAAGTAA
- a CDS encoding TRAP transporter small permease, with translation MAEVFTAPDEGVPPPAAPQDALGRFLLAWAQLSALGGVVLLALVCLLSTWSVLGRALFDSPLMGDVEMVQVACSLAISSFLPYAQMKNAHVIVDFFTHNAGPRLRAVLDLLAALLLAVVAAWLTWRSAVGAWDTYLSGETSMILGWPQWWAHLTIAPGFALLSLCALYTAWGRQQILRGLA, from the coding sequence ATGGCCGAAGTCTTCACCGCGCCCGACGAAGGCGTGCCGCCGCCGGCTGCGCCGCAGGATGCGCTGGGCCGCTTCCTGCTGGCCTGGGCCCAACTGTCGGCCCTGGGCGGCGTCGTGCTGCTCGCGCTCGTATGCTTGCTGTCCACCTGGAGCGTCCTGGGCCGCGCGCTGTTCGATTCGCCCCTGATGGGCGACGTGGAAATGGTGCAGGTCGCCTGCTCGCTGGCCATCTCGTCCTTCCTGCCCTACGCGCAGATGAAGAACGCCCATGTCATCGTGGATTTTTTCACGCACAACGCTGGCCCGCGCCTGCGCGCCGTGCTCGATCTGCTGGCCGCCCTGCTGCTGGCTGTGGTCGCAGCCTGGCTGACCTGGCGCAGTGCCGTCGGCGCCTGGGATACCTATCTGTCGGGCGAGACCTCCATGATCCTGGGCTGGCCCCAGTGGTGGGCGCACCTGACCATCGCGCCGGGCTTTGCGCTGCTGTCGCTGTGCGCGCTCTACACCGCCTGGGGCCGTCAGCAGATCCTGCGGGGGCTGGCATGA
- a CDS encoding TRAP transporter large permease produces the protein MFQATNAFLGHWRGGVAMSAVGACAGFGAICGSSLATAATMGQVALPELRRYQYSPALATGALAAGGTLGILIPPSVVLVIYAVLAEQNVAAMFMAALLPGLLAMAGYMVAIAIYVRVVPGSGPAAPRMSWPERWKTVRQVWPIVAVFVTVIGGIYGGIFTPTEAAAIGTMATGALAVITRELTWKGLTQAAFDTASATAMIFLILLGADLLNAFFALSQMPTAVAQWVLTAGLSPMLVLLAIIVIYLVLGCVMDSLSMILLTIPIFLPIVMGMDYWGLNPTDKAIWFGVLALMVVEIGLITPPVGMNLFIINSLARDVPMKETYRGTVPFIVSDLLRTAVLVLVPGLSLWLVHLLN, from the coding sequence TTGTTCCAGGCGACCAACGCCTTTCTGGGCCACTGGCGTGGCGGCGTGGCCATGAGCGCCGTGGGCGCCTGCGCCGGCTTTGGCGCGATCTGCGGTTCGTCGCTGGCCACGGCGGCCACCATGGGCCAGGTGGCGCTGCCCGAACTGCGCCGCTACCAGTATTCGCCGGCCCTGGCCACGGGTGCCCTAGCCGCCGGCGGCACTCTGGGCATCCTGATTCCGCCCTCGGTGGTGCTGGTCATCTACGCTGTGCTGGCCGAGCAAAACGTAGCTGCCATGTTCATGGCCGCACTGCTGCCGGGCTTGCTGGCCATGGCCGGCTACATGGTGGCCATTGCCATCTATGTGCGCGTGGTGCCCGGCAGTGGCCCGGCAGCGCCACGCATGAGCTGGCCCGAGCGCTGGAAGACGGTGCGCCAGGTCTGGCCCATCGTGGCGGTGTTCGTCACCGTGATCGGCGGCATCTACGGCGGCATCTTTACGCCCACCGAGGCGGCGGCCATCGGCACCATGGCTACCGGCGCGCTGGCTGTCATTACCCGCGAGCTGACCTGGAAGGGCCTGACACAGGCGGCTTTCGATACCGCCTCTGCCACGGCCATGATCTTCCTGATCCTGCTGGGTGCCGACCTGCTCAATGCCTTCTTTGCCCTGTCGCAGATGCCCACGGCAGTGGCGCAGTGGGTCTTGACCGCCGGCCTGTCGCCCATGCTGGTGCTGCTGGCCATTATCGTGATCTACCTGGTGCTGGGCTGCGTGATGGACAGCCTGTCCATGATCCTGCTGACCATCCCGATTTTTCTGCCCATCGTCATGGGCATGGACTACTGGGGCCTGAACCCCACCGACAAGGCCATTTGGTTCGGCGTGCTGGCGCTGATGGTGGTGGAGATCGGCCTGATCACGCCGCCCGTGGGCATGAATCTGTTCATCATCAACAGCCTGGCGCGCGACGTGCCCATGAAGGAAACCTACCGCGGCACCGTGCCCTTCATCGTGTCCGACCTGCTGCGCACCGCAGTGCTGGTGCTGGTGCCCGGCCTGTCGCTGTGGCTGGTGCATTTACTCAACTGA
- a CDS encoding 3-hydroxyacyl-CoA dehydrogenase NAD-binding domain-containing protein — MSADYQVHGDVAVITLNNPPVNGLGLSTRRAVVQGLEKAQADEQVKAIVITGAGGAFSGGADITEFGTDRALAEPNLHSVIAAVEQSAKPVVAAIHSVCMGGGLELALACHYRVAAPGCNVALPEVKLGLLPGAGGTQRLPRVLGVEAALNMIVSGEAVKSEFIASVPGQKLFDKLVDSPEGLAEGALSFARGVADEHAKGGPLPLVRDLPCKHPQGEAYFQFARNMARGMAKNFPAPAKCVDAVEAATKSRKFDDGLKAERDLFLQLMWTPESRALRHLFFAERAASKIPDVPADTPKRDVKKVAIIGAGTMGGGIAMNFLNAGIPVVMLEMKQDALDRGVGIMRKNYEAQVAKKKLKQDKYEQRMALLSTTLDYADLKDADLVIEAVFEDMGVKEQVFKKLDEVMKPGAILASNTSTLDLNQIANFTRRPQDVVGLHFFSPANVMKLLEVVRGDATAKDVLATVMAVAKKIRKTAVVSGVCDGFIGNRMIEQYGRQAGFLLDEGCTPQQVDKAIEKFGFAMGPFRMGDLAGNDIGWAIRKRRAVEKPGMKYSKTADLLCEMGRFGQKVGKGWYDYVPGKRDAIPNAEVEQMVAKHRESLGLAPRKISDEEIVQRLVYSLVNEAAHILEEGIANKASDIDVVYIFGYGFPVHRGGPLSYANEVGLFNVVQAMKRFAQNPQDDAAFWQPAPLLQKLVGEGKQF, encoded by the coding sequence ATGAGCGCTGACTACCAGGTACACGGCGATGTTGCCGTGATCACGCTGAACAATCCGCCTGTCAACGGCCTGGGGCTGTCCACCCGCCGGGCCGTCGTGCAGGGGCTGGAAAAAGCCCAGGCCGACGAGCAGGTCAAGGCCATTGTCATCACCGGAGCCGGCGGCGCCTTCTCCGGCGGTGCCGACATCACCGAGTTCGGCACCGACCGGGCCCTTGCCGAGCCCAATCTGCACTCCGTCATCGCCGCCGTCGAGCAGTCCGCCAAGCCGGTGGTGGCCGCCATCCACAGCGTGTGCATGGGCGGCGGGCTGGAGCTGGCCCTGGCCTGCCATTACCGCGTGGCCGCGCCCGGCTGCAACGTGGCGCTGCCCGAGGTCAAGCTGGGCCTGCTGCCCGGCGCCGGCGGCACGCAGCGCCTGCCGCGCGTGCTCGGCGTGGAGGCCGCGCTGAACATGATCGTCAGCGGCGAGGCCGTCAAGAGCGAGTTCATCGCCTCCGTGCCCGGCCAGAAGCTGTTCGACAAACTGGTCGATTCGCCCGAAGGACTGGCCGAGGGCGCGCTGTCGTTTGCGCGCGGCGTGGCCGATGAACATGCCAAGGGTGGCCCGCTGCCGCTGGTGCGCGATCTGCCGTGCAAGCACCCGCAGGGCGAGGCCTATTTCCAGTTCGCCCGCAACATGGCCCGAGGTATGGCCAAGAACTTTCCCGCGCCGGCCAAGTGCGTCGATGCCGTGGAAGCCGCCACCAAGAGCAGGAAATTCGACGACGGCCTCAAGGCCGAGCGCGACCTGTTCCTGCAGCTGATGTGGACGCCCGAGTCGCGCGCGCTGCGCCACCTGTTCTTTGCCGAGCGCGCCGCCAGCAAGATCCCGGACGTGCCCGCCGATACCCCGAAGCGCGACGTGAAGAAGGTGGCCATCATCGGCGCCGGCACCATGGGCGGCGGCATCGCCATGAATTTCCTGAATGCCGGCATCCCGGTGGTCATGCTGGAGATGAAGCAGGACGCGCTCGATCGCGGCGTGGGCATCATGCGCAAGAACTACGAAGCGCAGGTGGCCAAGAAGAAGTTGAAGCAGGACAAGTACGAGCAGCGCATGGCCCTGCTGTCCACCACGCTGGACTACGCCGACCTCAAGGACGCCGACCTGGTCATCGAGGCCGTGTTCGAGGACATGGGCGTCAAGGAGCAGGTCTTCAAGAAGCTCGACGAGGTCATGAAGCCGGGTGCCATCCTGGCCTCCAACACCTCCACGCTGGACTTGAACCAGATCGCCAACTTCACCCGCCGCCCGCAGGACGTGGTGGGCCTGCACTTCTTCAGCCCGGCCAACGTCATGAAGCTGCTGGAAGTGGTGCGTGGCGACGCCACCGCCAAGGATGTGCTGGCCACCGTGATGGCCGTGGCCAAGAAGATCCGCAAGACGGCCGTGGTCTCGGGCGTGTGCGATGGCTTCATCGGCAACCGCATGATCGAGCAATATGGCCGCCAGGCGGGCTTTTTGCTTGACGAGGGCTGCACGCCGCAACAGGTGGACAAGGCCATCGAGAAGTTCGGCTTTGCCATGGGGCCGTTCCGCATGGGCGACCTGGCCGGCAACGACATCGGCTGGGCGATCAGGAAGCGCCGCGCCGTGGAAAAGCCCGGCATGAAATACAGCAAGACGGCCGACCTGCTGTGCGAGATGGGCCGCTTCGGCCAGAAGGTGGGCAAGGGCTGGTACGACTACGTGCCCGGCAAGCGCGACGCCATCCCCAACGCCGAGGTCGAACAGATGGTCGCCAAGCACCGCGAGAGCCTGGGGCTTGCGCCGCGCAAGATCAGCGACGAGGAAATCGTGCAGCGCCTGGTGTATTCGCTGGTCAACGAGGCCGCGCACATCCTGGAGGAAGGCATCGCCAACAAGGCCAGCGATATCGACGTGGTCTACATCTTTGGCTACGGCTTCCCGGTGCATCGCGGCGGCCCTTTGAGCTACGCCAACGAGGTCGGCCTGTTCAACGTCGTGCAGGCGATGAAGCGCTTTGCCCAGAACCCGCAGGACGACGCCGCCTTCTGGCAGCCTGCGCCGCTGCTGCAAAAGCTGGTGGGCGAGGGCAAGCAATTTTGA
- a CDS encoding MFS transporter, which produces MSPGFRSLCLLSFAMVVGVMGTALISPLYGLYQEAWHLQTVQVSLIYVIYMGGALCALLLFGRLPDVLGFKTTMAWALAAIWLGTLVSLLAWNAVSLSVGRFIVGAASSMVTTSASLGFLQVAPPEKRHRMAMLSSILIAFGFGVGPLMGGILGQWAPAPLVTAYLPTLVLAVLGIVGLRQVREHVHEGGTPQRRAVWADIVPRLTWPAAADSGVFVLTCALPFVAFGVFGLYASMLPLFLDQMIPWHGPVVSGTAVALILFASSGLQLLARHMPVRWAGFAGMAALAASNALLLLNLLAASTVLFFSGVLLTALGHALCMLTGMTMINRIATPHNRSGLLSTYLVVGYLGSMAPMLGIGWIADRWGMNVALACFCSAVVVMGGVAGWRFQAHPRTRT; this is translated from the coding sequence ATGTCCCCTGGTTTCCGGTCTCTTTGCCTGCTCAGCTTCGCCATGGTCGTGGGGGTGATGGGCACGGCGCTGATCAGCCCGCTGTACGGCCTGTACCAGGAGGCCTGGCACCTGCAGACCGTGCAGGTCTCGCTGATCTACGTGATCTACATGGGCGGCGCGCTGTGCGCCCTGCTGCTGTTCGGGCGGCTGCCGGATGTGCTGGGCTTCAAGACGACGATGGCCTGGGCCCTGGCGGCGATCTGGCTGGGCACGCTGGTGTCCCTGCTGGCGTGGAACGCCGTGTCGCTGTCTGTGGGGCGCTTCATCGTCGGGGCGGCCTCCAGCATGGTCACCACGAGCGCGTCGCTGGGCTTTTTGCAGGTGGCGCCACCGGAAAAACGCCACCGCATGGCCATGCTCAGCAGCATCCTCATCGCCTTCGGCTTCGGGGTCGGGCCGCTGATGGGCGGCATCCTGGGGCAGTGGGCGCCGGCGCCGCTGGTGACCGCCTACCTGCCCACGCTGGTGCTGGCCGTGCTGGGCATCGTGGGCCTGCGCCAAGTGCGCGAGCATGTCCACGAGGGCGGCACGCCCCAGCGCCGGGCGGTGTGGGCCGACATCGTTCCCCGGCTGACTTGGCCTGCGGCTGCGGACTCGGGCGTGTTCGTGCTGACCTGCGCCCTGCCCTTCGTGGCCTTTGGGGTGTTTGGCCTGTATGCGTCCATGCTCCCGCTGTTCCTGGATCAGATGATCCCCTGGCATGGCCCGGTGGTGAGCGGCACGGCCGTGGCGCTGATTCTGTTCGCCTCCTCGGGCCTTCAGTTGCTGGCGCGGCACATGCCGGTGCGCTGGGCGGGCTTTGCCGGCATGGCGGCGCTGGCCGCGAGCAACGCCCTGCTGCTGCTCAACCTGCTGGCGGCCAGCACCGTGCTGTTTTTCAGCGGCGTGCTGCTGACGGCGCTAGGCCATGCGCTGTGCATGTTGACCGGCATGACCATGATCAACCGCATCGCCACGCCGCACAACCGCTCGGGCCTGTTGTCGACCTACCTGGTCGTGGGCTACCTGGGCTCGATGGCGCCCATGCTGGGCATCGGCTGGATCGCCGACCGCTGGGGCATGAACGTGGCGCTGGCGTGCTTTTGCAGCGCAGTGGTGGTCATGGGCGGCGTGGCCGGCTGGCGATTCCAGGCGCATCCACGCACCCGCACCTGA
- a CDS encoding acyl-CoA dehydrogenase — translation MTTPLRTTLDFLLHDWLQACSLTDRERFADHSRETFDAVLDTCERIAREKYAPFNRTVDTQEPQFDGEKVILPQCTHDARRAYADSGMLSAAQDYALGGMQLPYVVESAANAFFGVASISIGSNLLTTGNANAILVHGTPAQQQVFAANEFNGRWAGTMCLSEPQAGSSLSDIATRAEPDGADFADDPLGPRYRLTGNKMWISSGEHELTENIVHLVLAKIPGPDGRLVAGTRGISLFIVPKQLVDTEGQLTGERNDVALAGLNHKLGWRGTTNTLLNFGEGRYPVRGGAGAIGYLVGQPGEGLKCMFHMMNEARIAIGMAATMLGLAGYYASLDYAKTRLQGRPVGAGGKDATQPQVPLIAHADIKRMLLAQKSWCEGALALNLYCARLVDEGRTGETQAAANARLLLEVLTPIAKSWPSENCLEANSLAIQIHGGYGYTRDFPVEQYWRDNRLNMIHEGTHGIQAADLLGRKVVMQGGAGLTLLAETISATMERSRQHKALAPWADQLAVALQDVLAATQAAWASGDPQEALANAVPYMQAFGHMVLAWVWLDVAASVLERDPALHDAANAGRMGAARYFFGYELPRITPWLAVAARRDMTCAQMAPDMF, via the coding sequence ATGACCACCCCTTTGCGCACCACCCTCGACTTCCTGCTGCACGACTGGCTGCAGGCCTGCAGCCTCACTGACCGTGAACGCTTCGCCGACCATTCGCGCGAGACGTTCGACGCCGTGCTCGATACCTGCGAGCGCATCGCGCGCGAGAAATACGCGCCCTTCAACCGCACCGTGGACACGCAGGAGCCGCAGTTCGACGGCGAGAAAGTCATCCTGCCGCAATGCACCCATGACGCCCGGCGCGCCTATGCGGACAGCGGAATGCTCAGCGCCGCGCAGGACTATGCCCTGGGCGGCATGCAGCTGCCCTACGTGGTCGAGTCGGCGGCCAATGCGTTCTTCGGCGTCGCCTCCATCAGCATCGGCTCCAACTTGCTGACCACCGGCAACGCCAACGCCATTTTGGTGCATGGCACGCCGGCGCAGCAGCAGGTCTTTGCCGCCAATGAATTCAATGGCCGCTGGGCCGGCACCATGTGCCTGTCCGAGCCGCAGGCCGGCTCGTCGCTGTCGGACATCGCCACGCGCGCCGAGCCCGATGGCGCCGATTTTGCCGATGACCCGCTGGGCCCGCGCTACCGCCTCACCGGCAACAAGATGTGGATCAGCTCGGGCGAGCATGAGCTGACGGAAAACATCGTGCATCTGGTGCTGGCCAAGATCCCCGGCCCGGATGGCCGCCTGGTGGCGGGCACGCGGGGCATTTCGCTGTTCATCGTGCCCAAGCAGCTGGTCGATACCGAGGGCCAGCTCACCGGCGAGCGCAACGACGTGGCCCTGGCCGGCCTGAACCACAAGCTGGGTTGGCGCGGCACGACCAATACGCTGCTGAACTTCGGTGAGGGCAGATACCCGGTGCGCGGCGGCGCGGGCGCCATCGGCTACCTGGTAGGCCAGCCGGGCGAGGGCCTCAAGTGCATGTTCCACATGATGAACGAGGCGCGCATCGCCATCGGCATGGCCGCGACCATGCTGGGCCTGGCGGGCTATTACGCCAGCCTGGACTATGCCAAGACCCGCCTGCAAGGCCGCCCGGTCGGCGCCGGCGGCAAGGATGCGACCCAGCCCCAGGTGCCGCTGATAGCGCACGCCGACATCAAGCGCATGTTGCTGGCGCAAAAGAGCTGGTGCGAGGGCGCCCTGGCGCTGAACCTGTACTGTGCGCGCCTGGTCGATGAGGGCCGCACGGGCGAAACCCAGGCCGCCGCCAACGCCCGGCTGCTGCTGGAGGTGCTGACCCCGATTGCCAAGAGCTGGCCCAGCGAAAACTGCCTGGAGGCCAACAGCCTGGCCATCCAGATCCACGGCGGCTACGGTTACACGCGCGACTTTCCCGTCGAGCAGTACTGGCGCGACAACCGCCTGAACATGATTCACGAGGGCACGCACGGCATCCAGGCGGCCGACCTGCTGGGGCGCAAGGTGGTCATGCAGGGCGGCGCCGGCCTGACGCTGCTGGCCGAGACCATCAGCGCCACCATGGAGCGCTCGCGCCAGCACAAGGCGCTGGCCCCGTGGGCCGACCAGCTGGCCGTGGCGCTGCAGGACGTGCTGGCGGCCACGCAGGCGGCCTGGGCGTCGGGTGATCCGCAGGAGGCGCTGGCCAACGCCGTGCCCTACATGCAGGCCTTTGGCCATATGGTGCTGGCCTGGGTCTGGCTGGACGTGGCCGCCAGCGTGCTGGAGCGCGACCCGGCGCTCCACGATGCCGCCAATGCTGGTCGCATGGGCGCAGCGCGCTACTTCTTCGGCTACGAGCTACCGCGCATCACGCCCTGGCTGGCCGTGGCGGCGCGGCGCGACATGACCTGCGCGCAGATGGCGCCGGACATGTTCTGA
- a CDS encoding ATP-binding protein, which produces MARKQLPIGIQTLAKIRAKDCYYVDKTPIALRLIAQGSYFFLSRPRRFGKSLFLDTLKELFEGNRALFEGLHAEQHWDWSVKYPVLRFSFGGGLLGSVEDLRASLDEQLGTFEARHGLPAEYPDARSRFKRLILRLAEQTGQRVVVLIDEYDKPILDRIEDQDVALQLREVLKDFYCVIKDSDAHIRFAFLTGVSKFSKVSIFSGLNNLEDITISPEYSSICGYTDHDVDTVFAPELPGLDRGEIRRWYNGYSWRGESVYNPFDVLLLFRNRQFQPYWFETGTPTFLVKLLTRRRQFTPALENVFESATLLSSFEVDNIATEALLFQAGYLTITGERYRPGRLALQLSYPNLEVKTSLNNSLLGALCGATEVPERYINPVYDLLEAGDLAGLQQLLHSFFASIPHDWYRGNPIAQYEGYWASVFYSYFAALGLDMVLEDATNQDRIDMALRWLGQTWLFEFKVVELVPEGRAIEQLQQKNYADKYRASGPVHLVGVEFSRESRNIVAFDTLTVGS; this is translated from the coding sequence ATGGCCCGCAAGCAACTCCCCATCGGCATCCAGACCCTGGCCAAGATCCGTGCCAAGGACTGCTACTACGTGGACAAGACGCCGATTGCGCTGCGGCTGATAGCGCAAGGCTCGTACTTTTTCCTGTCGCGCCCGCGGCGCTTTGGCAAGAGCCTGTTCCTGGACACGCTCAAGGAGCTGTTCGAGGGCAACCGGGCGCTGTTCGAGGGGCTGCACGCCGAGCAGCACTGGGATTGGTCAGTCAAGTACCCGGTGCTGCGCTTCAGCTTTGGCGGTGGCTTGCTGGGCAGCGTGGAGGACTTGCGCGCCAGCCTGGACGAGCAACTGGGCACCTTCGAGGCGCGCCACGGCCTGCCCGCCGAATACCCCGATGCGCGCAGCCGCTTCAAGCGCCTGATCCTGCGCCTGGCCGAGCAGACCGGCCAACGCGTGGTGGTGCTGATCGACGAATACGACAAGCCCATCCTCGACCGCATCGAAGACCAGGACGTGGCGCTGCAGCTGCGCGAGGTGCTCAAGGACTTTTATTGCGTCATCAAGGACAGCGATGCGCACATCCGCTTTGCCTTTCTCACGGGCGTATCCAAGTTCAGCAAGGTCAGCATTTTCTCGGGCCTGAACAACCTGGAAGACATCACCATCAGCCCCGAGTACAGCAGCATCTGCGGCTACACCGATCATGATGTGGACACCGTGTTCGCGCCCGAGCTGCCGGGTCTGGATCGAGGCGAGATCCGGCGCTGGTACAACGGCTACAGCTGGCGCGGCGAGTCGGTCTACAACCCCTTCGATGTGCTGCTGCTGTTTCGCAACCGCCAGTTCCAGCCCTACTGGTTCGAGACCGGCACGCCCACCTTTTTGGTCAAGCTGCTCACGCGGCGGCGCCAGTTCACGCCCGCGCTGGAAAACGTCTTCGAGTCGGCCACGCTGCTGTCGAGCTTCGAGGTGGACAACATCGCCACCGAAGCGCTGCTGTTCCAGGCCGGCTACCTCACCATCACCGGCGAGCGCTACCGCCCCGGGCGGCTGGCGCTGCAGCTGTCCTATCCCAACCTGGAAGTCAAGACCAGCCTGAACAACAGCCTGCTGGGCGCACTGTGCGGCGCCACCGAAGTGCCCGAGCGCTACATCAACCCGGTCTATGACCTGCTCGAAGCGGGCGACCTCGCGGGGCTGCAGCAACTGCTGCACAGCTTCTTTGCCAGCATCCCGCACGACTGGTACCGGGGCAACCCCATCGCCCAATACGAGGGCTACTGGGCCAGCGTCTTCTACAGCTACTTTGCTGCGCTGGGGCTGGACATGGTGCTGGAGGACGCCACCAACCAAGACCGCATCGACATGGCGCTGCGCTGGCTGGGGCAGACCTGGCTGTTCGAGTTCAAGGTCGTGGAGCTGGTGCCTGAAGGGCGGGCCATCGAGCAGCTGCAACAGAAAAACTACGCCGACAAATACCGCGCCAGCGGGCCGGTGCATCTGGTGGGCGTGGAGTTCAGCCGCGAGAGCCGCAACATCGTGGCATTCGATACGCTGACCGTGGGTAGCTGA